From a single Deinococcus humi genomic region:
- the glpX gene encoding class II fructose-bisphosphatase — protein MTSKRQPSAKSNSTPAPVHSSEATSTTPPETGSQRSPSPKTVQSFEHALVLETARVTEGAALAASKFMGLGDKNAVDGAGTEAMRELLNSLDIRGTVVIGEGEMDEAPMLYIGEQVGNGQYEVDIAVDPVEGTEVTAKGLPNGLAVIALSERGGLMHAPDCYMEKLIVPPPAAGRVNLDWPVEANLNVLAQSLDRDVDDLMITILDRERHADLIRRVRAAGARVKLIGDGDVVAGIAVGVRGSGVHALMGSGGAPEGVLSAAACKCLGAEIQGRFLPEDDAMRERFKTMGVDENRIYKTADLAPGSQIVFSATGITYGEILDGVRRFAGGARTHTLVMGYATRVVRFIDSIHLEDDKARVTIRV, from the coding sequence ATGACCTCCAAACGGCAGCCGAGCGCGAAGTCCAATTCCACCCCCGCCCCCGTCCATTCCTCCGAGGCAACGTCCACGACCCCGCCCGAAACAGGTTCGCAGCGCTCGCCCAGTCCGAAGACCGTGCAGAGCTTCGAGCACGCGCTCGTGCTGGAAACGGCGCGCGTGACCGAGGGCGCGGCGCTGGCCGCCAGCAAGTTCATGGGCCTGGGTGACAAGAATGCCGTGGACGGCGCAGGCACCGAAGCCATGCGCGAGTTGCTGAATTCGCTGGACATTAGGGGCACCGTGGTGATCGGTGAGGGCGAGATGGACGAGGCGCCCATGTTGTACATCGGCGAGCAGGTGGGCAACGGGCAGTACGAGGTGGATATCGCCGTGGACCCGGTGGAGGGCACAGAGGTGACCGCCAAGGGGCTGCCCAACGGTCTGGCCGTGATCGCCCTGTCCGAACGTGGGGGCCTGATGCATGCGCCCGATTGCTACATGGAAAAGCTGATCGTGCCGCCCCCGGCTGCGGGCCGGGTTAACCTGGACTGGCCGGTGGAGGCCAACCTGAACGTGTTGGCCCAGAGCCTGGACCGCGACGTGGATGACCTGATGATCACCATTCTGGACCGTGAACGCCACGCCGACCTGATCCGGCGGGTGCGGGCGGCGGGCGCACGCGTCAAGCTCATCGGCGACGGTGACGTGGTTGCGGGCATTGCGGTGGGCGTGCGCGGCAGCGGCGTCCACGCGCTGATGGGTTCGGGCGGCGCCCCTGAGGGCGTGCTGAGCGCGGCGGCCTGCAAATGCCTGGGGGCCGAGATTCAGGGCCGTTTCCTCCCTGAGGACGACGCCATGCGCGAACGCTTCAAGACGATGGGCGTGGACGAGAACCGGATCTACAAGACCGCGGATCTGGCCCCCGGCTCGCAGATCGTCTTCTCGGCCACTGGTATTACCTACGGCGAGATTCTGGACGGCGTGCGGCGCTTCGCAGGTGGGGCCAGAACTCACACGCTGGTCATGGGCTACGCCACCCGGGTGGTGCGCTTTATCGACAGCATTCACCTTGAAGACGACAAGGCCCGCGTGACCATTAGGGTCTGA
- a CDS encoding MDR family MFS transporter translates to MIRNAPPSGDPNPEDRINYAEVLPHQTKILILIGTLLGLFLSALDQTIVATSLPRIVADLDGLNLYAWVTTAYLLAGTAMVPIYGKLSDIYGRKPVLMFGIVVFLIGSALCGMSGEPFFGNLFGGGMMQLIVFRGLQGFGSAALTSVAFAIIADIFAPAERGRYQGLFGAVFGLSSVIGPLLGGFLTDNISWRWVFYVNLPIGLIALAFIFSKMPRLASGLKPKIDYIGAVLVLTFSVPLLLALTFGAEPEYGWTDPTVLALFAGAAVSLIAFLFVESRHESPILPLTLFKNPTFAWGVTARFFLGAAFLGAILFLSLYLVNVQGVSATKAGTATIPLTVGLIIGSVASGQLASRLGQYKNLILIGLLMMVGGFYLLSTLNADTAYSRVIVYMVILGLGIGPALPLFTLAIQNAVHRWEIGVATSSGQFFQQMGSTIGTAVFGAVLTSTLATQVPEQFRAAEAGQPPAVVAQLETAAKQASNAGSARGGGDAPTFDSVQSKITAGFAASFGSVETAVQGGDLSALTQDPSLPEALRSGLGNIPAAALQSEEGKASVLAQIKSQLDSAQTAAIAEAKKVFDLSSRAFKVAFANTISRIYLISIFVALLAFLATLPMPNLRLPKKGEGQGGPQGEKRGGLASLEG, encoded by the coding sequence ATGATCCGAAACGCACCACCCTCCGGGGACCCCAACCCCGAAGACCGCATCAATTACGCCGAGGTACTGCCGCATCAGACCAAGATCCTGATTCTGATTGGCACCCTGCTGGGGCTGTTCCTGTCGGCGCTGGACCAGACCATCGTGGCCACCTCGCTGCCGCGCATCGTGGCCGATCTGGACGGCCTGAACCTGTACGCCTGGGTCACCACCGCCTACCTGCTGGCTGGTACCGCGATGGTGCCCATCTACGGCAAACTCTCGGACATCTACGGCCGCAAGCCGGTTCTGATGTTCGGTATCGTCGTCTTTCTGATCGGCTCGGCGCTGTGCGGCATGTCCGGTGAGCCATTTTTTGGCAACCTCTTCGGCGGCGGCATGATGCAGCTGATCGTGTTCCGGGGCCTGCAGGGCTTCGGCTCGGCGGCATTGACCTCGGTGGCGTTTGCCATCATCGCCGATATCTTCGCTCCCGCAGAACGTGGCCGCTATCAGGGTCTGTTCGGCGCCGTCTTCGGCCTGAGCAGCGTGATCGGCCCTTTGCTGGGCGGCTTCCTGACCGACAACATCTCCTGGCGCTGGGTCTTTTACGTCAACCTGCCCATCGGGTTGATCGCGCTGGCTTTCATCTTCAGCAAGATGCCGCGTCTGGCCAGTGGCCTCAAGCCCAAGATCGACTATATCGGTGCGGTGCTGGTCCTGACCTTCTCGGTCCCGTTGCTGCTGGCGCTGACGTTTGGGGCTGAGCCGGAATACGGCTGGACGGACCCCACGGTATTGGCGCTGTTCGCGGGCGCAGCGGTGTCGCTGATCGCCTTCCTGTTCGTCGAGTCGCGCCACGAGAGTCCTATTCTGCCCCTAACGCTGTTCAAGAACCCCACCTTTGCCTGGGGAGTGACGGCCCGCTTCTTCCTGGGGGCGGCCTTCCTGGGCGCGATCCTGTTCCTGAGCCTGTATCTGGTCAACGTGCAGGGCGTCAGCGCCACCAAGGCCGGGACCGCCACCATCCCGCTAACCGTGGGCCTGATCATCGGTTCGGTGGCCAGCGGCCAGCTCGCTTCGCGTCTGGGCCAGTACAAGAACCTGATCCTGATCGGTCTGCTGATGATGGTGGGCGGCTTCTACCTGCTGTCCACCCTGAACGCCGACACGGCCTACAGCCGGGTGATCGTGTATATGGTCATCCTGGGCCTGGGTATCGGCCCTGCCCTGCCGTTGTTCACCCTGGCGATCCAGAACGCCGTACATCGCTGGGAAATCGGCGTGGCGACCTCCAGCGGTCAGTTCTTCCAGCAGATGGGCAGCACCATCGGCACCGCCGTGTTCGGCGCGGTGCTGACCAGCACCCTGGCCACCCAGGTCCCAGAGCAGTTCCGCGCCGCCGAGGCCGGCCAGCCACCAGCGGTGGTGGCGCAGCTGGAAACCGCTGCCAAGCAGGCGTCTAATGCGGGCAGCGCGCGAGGAGGCGGGGACGCGCCCACCTTTGACAGCGTTCAGTCCAAGATCACTGCGGGCTTTGCCGCGTCCTTCGGCAGCGTGGAGACGGCGGTGCAGGGCGGCGATCTGAGCGCCCTGACCCAGGACCCCAGCCTGCCTGAAGCGCTGCGCAGCGGACTGGGCAACATACCCGCCGCCGCCCTCCAGAGCGAGGAAGGCAAGGCGAGCGTGCTGGCGCAGATCAAATCGCAACTGGATAGCGCCCAGACAGCGGCCATCGCCGAGGCCAAAAAAGTCTTTGATCTGTCCAGCCGTGCCTTCAAGGTGGCCTTCGCCAACACCATCAGCCGCATTTACCTGATCAGTATCTTCGTGGCCCTGCTGGCGTTCCTGGCCACCCTGCCGATGCCCAACCTGAGACTGCCCAAGAAGGGCGAGGGCCAGGGCGGGCCACAGGGAGAAAAGCGCGGCGGTCTGGCTTCGTTGGAAGGCTGA
- the wrbA gene encoding NAD(P)H:quinone oxidoreductase, with protein MTNQSESESKAVRLAIVYYSTYGTNYAMANEAAEAARAAGAEVRVLKVQETAPQAVIDTQDAWKAQQERSADVPTATPDDLEWANAILFSSPTRFGGASSQIRAFIDTLGGLWGTGKLADKTFSAMTSAQNPNGGQETTLQTLYITAMHWGAILVPPGYTDPVIFASGGNPYGTSVTADGEPLSDADKASIRHQAKRQVEITAKML; from the coding sequence ATGACGAATCAAAGTGAATCGGAATCCAAAGCAGTCAGACTTGCCATCGTTTACTACTCCACCTATGGCACCAACTATGCTATGGCGAACGAGGCTGCCGAGGCCGCACGCGCCGCCGGGGCAGAGGTGCGCGTCCTGAAAGTTCAGGAGACCGCGCCGCAGGCCGTCATCGACACCCAGGATGCCTGGAAGGCGCAGCAGGAACGTAGCGCTGACGTGCCGACGGCCACCCCCGATGACCTGGAATGGGCCAATGCCATCCTATTCAGCTCGCCCACCCGTTTCGGCGGCGCCAGCAGCCAGATTCGCGCTTTTATCGATACCCTGGGCGGTCTGTGGGGAACGGGGAAACTGGCCGATAAGACCTTCAGTGCCATGACCAGCGCCCAGAACCCCAACGGGGGCCAGGAAACCACGCTGCAGACTCTGTACATCACGGCCATGCACTGGGGCGCAATCCTGGTGCCGCCCGGTTACACCGATCCGGTGATCTTCGCATCGGGTGGCAATCCGTACGGTACCAGCGTGACCGCCGACGGCGAGCCCCTGAGCGATGCTGACAAAGCCAGCATCCGGCATCAGGCGAAACGACAGGTGGAAATCACAGCAAAAATGCTATAA
- a CDS encoding MarR family winged helix-turn-helix transcriptional regulator: protein MSSLDPPLSPCTALAGSDDPVERLTTCMRQLHRLVSDQLMGSLQSELQGEDVSFTQMTALYKVRAFAPISVTVLAEQLGVSLPATSQLIQELVGRKLMERRENPQDRREKLLALSEKGQQFLTVKEKNMMGAYSEVFGQVRLETLQTAESAINALLSEIYKSSPRPADRPPTPSEERL, encoded by the coding sequence ATGAGCAGTCTTGATCCCCCCCTGAGCCCGTGTACCGCGTTAGCCGGGAGCGACGATCCCGTCGAGCGCTTGACCACATGTATGCGCCAGCTTCACCGTCTGGTCTCCGATCAGCTGATGGGCAGCCTGCAAAGTGAACTGCAGGGCGAGGACGTGAGTTTCACGCAGATGACTGCGCTGTACAAGGTCCGTGCGTTTGCGCCTATCAGCGTGACAGTGCTGGCCGAACAGCTGGGCGTCAGTCTGCCCGCCACCAGCCAGCTGATTCAGGAACTCGTGGGGCGCAAGCTGATGGAACGCCGCGAGAATCCCCAGGACCGGCGCGAGAAGCTGCTGGCGCTGAGCGAGAAGGGACAGCAGTTCCTGACCGTCAAGGAAAAGAACATGATGGGCGCTTACAGCGAGGTCTTCGGGCAGGTCCGTCTTGAAACTCTCCAGACGGCTGAAAGCGCGATCAATGCCCTGCTCAGCGAGATCTACAAGTCCAGCCCCCGCCCCGCCGACCGTCCCCCCACCCCTTCCGAGGAACGACTATGA
- a CDS encoding imelysin family protein, translated as MRPSRPLLTVTLGFGLLSSAHAADLSGVKTYLSGKLETQLAGTRALNAAADRYYTLAKSANFNYRTLAKNPQTRATLQAARAGWTKASPGYEDIEGIVAGVESLIEFDVILDAGTSAADGGEDVVPFDLKLPDGRTLFKPGNLFGVNEGTLWGTVKAYNSGVAFDVDGNGRMDFGDALPDANVLKAAAAELHRQTLELQKAARAWNPSREDVFGALVGNVPTVGPVFFEDWKSSPFVMGNRSVRKDFVVISRMADLVGNVSSWRAMYRGLSPDVKARNATLDTQIQSGLDELALYVNKLVAREQTRRYTPEQAEQLQREAQNRATVITGRITQAAALLGVQVE; from the coding sequence ATGCGTCCATCACGACCACTGTTGACCGTCACATTGGGTTTCGGCCTGCTGTCCTCCGCGCACGCCGCCGATCTGAGCGGCGTCAAGACCTATCTGAGCGGCAAATTGGAAACGCAACTGGCCGGGACGCGGGCGCTGAACGCGGCGGCAGACCGGTATTACACACTGGCCAAAAGTGCAAATTTCAATTACCGGACGCTGGCGAAAAATCCCCAGACCCGCGCCACTCTTCAGGCCGCCCGCGCCGGGTGGACGAAGGCCAGCCCTGGCTATGAGGACATTGAAGGCATCGTGGCAGGAGTGGAGTCACTGATCGAGTTCGACGTGATTCTGGACGCCGGCACGAGCGCGGCGGACGGCGGCGAGGACGTGGTGCCATTTGACCTGAAGTTGCCGGACGGCCGGACGCTCTTCAAGCCGGGCAACCTCTTCGGCGTCAACGAGGGGACGTTGTGGGGCACGGTGAAGGCGTACAACAGCGGAGTGGCGTTCGACGTGGACGGCAATGGCCGAATGGACTTCGGCGATGCGCTGCCCGACGCCAATGTCCTGAAGGCCGCCGCCGCCGAGTTGCACCGTCAGACCCTGGAGTTGCAGAAAGCCGCCAGGGCCTGGAATCCCAGCCGGGAGGACGTGTTCGGAGCACTGGTGGGCAATGTTCCCACCGTTGGGCCGGTCTTCTTCGAGGACTGGAAGTCCAGTCCTTTCGTGATGGGCAACAGGAGCGTTCGCAAGGACTTCGTGGTGATCTCGCGCATGGCCGATCTGGTGGGCAACGTCAGCTCGTGGCGGGCAATGTACCGGGGCCTGAGCCCCGACGTGAAGGCCAGAAACGCCACGCTGGACACCCAGATCCAGTCGGGCCTTGATGAGCTGGCACTGTACGTGAACAAGCTGGTGGCCCGCGAGCAGACCCGCCGCTACACCCCCGAGCAGGCCGAGCAACTACAGCGCGAGGCCCAGAACCGCGCCACCGTCATCACGGGGCGCATCACCCAGGCGGCAGCGTTGCTGGGCGTGCAGGTAGAGTGA
- a CDS encoding FTR1 family iron permease, with translation MRSLCIAALLALSAGLADAADLATPAETMRSSLAEAGLEVSFDRAEASRLVGQASKAYQTVQSEWQVADPTAAREVGAALKDADAAARQGDEIALNRAGATAWTALLRGAYTGLQQSVQAGNADAARDWLAAREFRVASPLTRLNVDATGAIEALATGTLKPDAALKAVRSDVLDGYQARLNDALRELEVSQARGFRTLAAGQAALAQGYFQLLQPAYVGQHGEAAATRLEGQFAALPSSLPAVQASLSGFRAAPLSERELTARASQVTRFLSLVPVEYARGVKLDGGRAVVTQEVEVGEARTFLGGAVSALADIAPLLPDQDAARTLSSEFASLNAALSPQAMTARPAAPAEVETQVRTLLGKVKAAFPADWQKADAGADLDVVRTQLDAVMAAASAGEWSAAEAARLDAYALLESGTEARIAVFNPELKAHLEGLIWNGTAPTGLATLIKKQAPASEFKGTRAELQITLKNIAKILGTEVAPVAVATNAGIIVFREGLEAVLILAALMGSLRRDSVRHLRRPMWLGAAAAFGATAITWFIMQGALSLLGRYGEKLEAVVSVIAIGVLLLIMNWFFHQVYWTDRMASFQKHKHELAHGGGAVDGAMRAQWWGLAVLGFTSIYREGFETTLFLQSLVLQAGAASVLGGTAVGLALVIGVGVAVFRWQAKLPMKKLLVWTGVLIAAVLAVMVGNTVHTLQLVGWLPVHPLPFTLPASLGLWLGLHATWDGVLLQVGSVVAVVGSFFAAEALKTRELRQRQRGATVHS, from the coding sequence ATGAGGAGCCTTTGCATTGCTGCCCTGCTGGCCCTGAGCGCCGGACTTGCCGACGCCGCAGACCTCGCCACACCCGCCGAGACCATGCGCTCCTCACTGGCTGAGGCTGGGCTGGAAGTCTCGTTTGACCGTGCCGAGGCATCAAGACTGGTCGGGCAGGCGAGCAAGGCTTACCAGACCGTGCAGAGTGAGTGGCAGGTCGCCGATCCCACTGCTGCCCGCGAGGTTGGCGCCGCGCTTAAGGATGCCGACGCCGCGGCCCGTCAGGGGGACGAGATCGCCCTGAACCGTGCCGGGGCCACCGCCTGGACCGCCCTATTACGCGGCGCCTATACTGGGCTGCAGCAGAGCGTGCAGGCTGGGAACGCCGACGCCGCACGCGACTGGTTGGCTGCCCGCGAATTCCGCGTCGCCAGCCCCCTGACCCGCTTGAACGTTGATGCCACCGGGGCCATTGAGGCGCTGGCCACCGGAACGCTGAAGCCGGACGCGGCCCTGAAAGCCGTGCGCTCGGACGTGCTGGACGGGTATCAGGCGCGGCTGAACGACGCGCTAAGGGAACTGGAAGTCTCCCAGGCACGCGGATTCCGCACCCTGGCCGCTGGACAGGCCGCGCTGGCGCAGGGCTACTTTCAGTTGCTGCAGCCCGCCTACGTGGGCCAGCACGGGGAGGCCGCCGCCACGCGGCTGGAAGGGCAGTTCGCAGCGCTTCCCAGCTCGCTTCCCGCCGTGCAGGCCAGCCTTTCGGGTTTCCGCGCCGCGCCCCTGAGCGAACGTGAGCTGACGGCGCGGGCCTCGCAGGTCACGCGCTTCCTATCGCTGGTGCCGGTGGAATACGCGCGCGGCGTCAAGCTGGACGGGGGCCGTGCCGTAGTCACGCAGGAGGTCGAGGTGGGCGAGGCCCGTACCTTCCTGGGAGGCGCGGTCTCCGCGCTGGCCGACATCGCCCCGCTGTTGCCCGATCAGGACGCGGCTCGGACGCTCAGCTCCGAATTTGCCTCTTTGAACGCCGCCCTCTCACCGCAGGCGATGACCGCCCGGCCTGCTGCTCCGGCCGAGGTGGAAACGCAGGTCAGGACCCTGCTGGGCAAGGTGAAGGCGGCCTTTCCCGCCGACTGGCAGAAGGCCGATGCGGGCGCGGATCTGGATGTGGTCCGCACGCAGCTGGACGCCGTGATGGCCGCCGCCAGCGCAGGAGAGTGGTCTGCCGCCGAAGCGGCCCGCCTGGACGCCTACGCCCTGCTGGAAAGCGGCACCGAGGCGCGCATCGCCGTCTTCAATCCTGAACTGAAAGCCCATCTGGAAGGACTGATCTGGAACGGCACAGCCCCGACAGGCCTGGCGACACTGATTAAAAAGCAGGCTCCGGCCAGCGAGTTCAAGGGCACCCGAGCCGAGCTTCAGATCACGCTGAAAAATATTGCCAAGATTCTGGGCACTGAGGTCGCTCCCGTCGCTGTAGCCACCAATGCCGGCATCATCGTGTTCCGCGAGGGACTGGAGGCGGTGCTGATCCTGGCCGCGCTGATGGGCAGTCTGCGGCGCGATTCCGTGCGTCACCTGCGCCGCCCGATGTGGCTGGGAGCCGCCGCCGCCTTCGGGGCCACGGCCATCACGTGGTTCATCATGCAGGGCGCGCTGTCGTTGCTGGGCCGCTACGGCGAGAAGCTGGAGGCCGTGGTCAGCGTGATCGCCATTGGCGTGTTGCTGCTGATCATGAACTGGTTCTTCCATCAGGTGTACTGGACGGACCGCATGGCCTCGTTCCAGAAGCACAAGCATGAACTGGCGCACGGCGGCGGAGCCGTGGACGGGGCCATGCGCGCCCAGTGGTGGGGGCTGGCCGTGCTGGGCTTCACCAGTATCTACCGCGAGGGTTTCGAGACCACCCTGTTCCTGCAATCGCTGGTGCTGCAGGCGGGCGCGGCGTCGGTGCTGGGTGGCACGGCCGTCGGACTGGCGTTGGTTATCGGCGTGGGTGTGGCGGTCTTCAGGTGGCAGGCCAAGCTGCCCATGAAGAAGCTGCTGGTCTGGACGGGCGTGCTGATCGCGGCGGTGCTGGCGGTCATGGTGGGCAATACGGTGCATACCCTGCAACTGGTGGGCTGGCTGCCGGTTCACCCGCTGCCCTTTACGCTGCCGGCCAGCCTGGGGCTGTGGCTGGGTTTGCACGCCACCTGGGACGGTGTGCTTCTGCAGGTTGGCTCGGTGGTGGCGGTCGTCGGTTCGTTCTTCGCCGCCGAAGCCCTCAAGACGCGAGAACTGCGTCAGCGCCAGCGCGGCGCGACGGTTCACAGCTAG
- a CDS encoding MATE family efflux transporter: MSAVPSVAPPSETVKSPMREIASIAVPVSLEMVIQLVLTFINQIIVGALGAVAVAAVGLTGSLSFLFFVTLGALGSGTSILIARRAGANDRAGVNQTLSVTLVVSLLLAGALTVPIILNADALLRLAGGAADVTRTAVPYMQVSMLALLPGVLGWIFSGALRSLGHARTPLVVTSFTVVVESLAAYGLVFGVGPLPELGVVGAAWALVIANVLKAMLLAYQVYGPRHLAALQFPSRPALRAIAGPLLALSAPLAFTEFVWSLGNFMYAAVFARVGTVALAASQIVSTLEGIFIVGSFGLMSSATVFIGRSLGQGDAAGAQLWLARIARAGLVTSLGFGILFALSALLVPGLFPKVGAAVQHVAVIGILINASTQIFKVRNMIVGGGILPSAGDGKGIILGDAVGAFVVGLPLAIMLGLYTPLGVWGVFLARGLEEIVKVGIFDWRRRRVNWERLALEQARAT, encoded by the coding sequence ATGTCTGCTGTCCCCAGTGTTGCCCCGCCATCTGAAACGGTTAAGTCGCCTATGCGCGAGATCGCGTCCATCGCCGTACCTGTCAGTCTCGAGATGGTCATCCAGCTGGTCCTGACCTTTATCAACCAGATCATCGTGGGGGCGCTGGGGGCGGTAGCGGTGGCAGCGGTGGGTCTGACCGGCAGCCTAAGCTTCCTGTTTTTCGTGACCCTGGGCGCGCTGGGCTCTGGTACTAGCATTCTCATCGCGCGGCGGGCGGGGGCAAATGACCGCGCGGGCGTCAACCAGACCCTGAGCGTCACGCTCGTGGTCAGCCTGCTCCTGGCCGGCGCGCTGACCGTGCCTATTATTCTGAACGCAGACGCACTGTTGCGGCTTGCGGGCGGCGCGGCAGACGTGACGCGCACCGCCGTGCCATACATGCAGGTCAGCATGCTGGCGCTGCTGCCCGGGGTACTGGGCTGGATTTTCAGTGGGGCGCTGCGGTCGCTGGGCCACGCCCGAACGCCACTGGTGGTCACAAGTTTCACGGTGGTGGTCGAAAGCCTCGCCGCCTACGGTCTGGTGTTCGGCGTCGGCCCACTGCCAGAGTTGGGTGTGGTGGGTGCGGCCTGGGCGCTGGTCATCGCCAATGTGCTGAAGGCCATGCTGCTGGCCTATCAGGTTTACGGGCCGCGTCACCTGGCGGCCCTGCAATTCCCCAGCCGCCCGGCCTTGCGCGCCATTGCCGGGCCGCTGCTCGCCTTAAGTGCGCCGCTGGCCTTTACCGAGTTCGTTTGGAGCCTGGGCAACTTCATGTACGCCGCCGTATTCGCCCGCGTCGGCACAGTGGCGCTGGCGGCCAGTCAGATCGTCAGCACACTGGAGGGAATCTTTATCGTGGGCTCGTTTGGCCTGATGAGTTCGGCCACGGTGTTCATCGGGCGCTCGCTGGGGCAGGGCGACGCGGCGGGGGCGCAGCTGTGGCTGGCCCGGATCGCTCGCGCCGGACTGGTCACCAGCCTGGGTTTCGGGATCCTGTTTGCCTTGAGCGCTCTGCTGGTGCCGGGTCTGTTTCCGAAGGTAGGGGCGGCAGTTCAGCACGTCGCCGTGATCGGCATTCTGATCAATGCCAGCACGCAGATTTTCAAGGTTCGTAACATGATCGTAGGCGGCGGTATTCTCCCCAGCGCCGGCGATGGCAAGGGAATCATTCTTGGCGATGCTGTGGGCGCTTTCGTGGTGGGCCTGCCGCTGGCGATCATGCTGGGGCTGTACACACCGCTGGGCGTCTGGGGCGTTTTCCTGGCGCGCGGGCTGGAGGAAATCGTGAAGGTGGGTATCTTCGACTGGCGGCGGCGGCGGGTGAACTGGGAGCGCCTGGCGCTGGAACAGGCTAGGGCCACCTGA
- a CDS encoding DUF1540 domain-containing protein — translation MNENTTVSRCDATSCRFNSDHKCTAGQIEVSMSADMAQCLTFSPSSDAQGKQPSAQQ, via the coding sequence ATGAACGAAAACACCACCGTCAGCCGCTGCGACGCCACCTCCTGCCGCTTCAACAGCGATCACAAGTGCACCGCCGGGCAAATCGAGGTCAGCATGAGCGCGGACATGGCCCAGTGCCTGACCTTCAGCCCCAGCAGCGATGCTCAGGGCAAGCAGCCCAGCGCCCAGCAGTAA
- a CDS encoding RrF2 family transcriptional regulator, which yields MWISTRAQYGLRALIEIGRQPGEPISLKEVATRQDISLHYLEQIVGGLRRAGFVQSVRGARGGYQLARAAADINAYEVVTTLEGSIAPVQCVEDDHTCESQNVCGTQELWFRVDAALREVLGSTTLADLIVEAQEQQHARLIQLA from the coding sequence ATGTGGATTTCAACGCGCGCGCAGTACGGTCTCCGTGCCCTGATCGAGATTGGCCGTCAGCCGGGCGAACCCATCTCGCTCAAAGAGGTGGCGACGCGCCAAGACATCAGTCTGCATTACCTGGAGCAGATTGTCGGAGGCCTGCGCCGCGCCGGTTTCGTGCAGAGCGTGCGCGGGGCCAGGGGCGGTTACCAACTTGCCCGCGCCGCCGCCGACATCAACGCTTACGAGGTGGTCACCACTCTGGAGGGCAGCATTGCCCCGGTGCAGTGTGTGGAGGACGATCACACCTGTGAGAGCCAGAACGTCTGCGGCACCCAGGAACTGTGGTTCCGGGTTGACGCTGCGTTGCGCGAGGTGCTGGGCAGCACCACCCTGGCTGACCTGATTGTGGAAGCGCAGGAACAGCAGCACGCTCGCCTGATTCAGCTGGCCTGA
- a CDS encoding MBL fold metallo-hydrolase, with product MAWNHKRQIGAAQVISLTDGNFGLDGGAMFGSVPRTLWERVAMPDELNRIPLRINPLLVQLNGENILIETGFWDRGGEKFESIYGLERDETVFRGLESVGLSPDDIHLVINTHLHFDHAGRNTTALNEPTFPNARYAVQARELEDARHTHERSRASYVPDTYEPIADAGLFDLIEGEHELRPGLSVLPLPGHNLGQQGVVLRSGGQTLVYVADLVPTLAHTPTPYIMGYDLYPVTTLETRKKYLPQWFEEGAIICTPHDPQTAFARLKENPKGGFVAVADEGQTV from the coding sequence AACCACAAGCGGCAGATCGGAGCAGCACAAGTCATCAGTCTCACGGATGGCAACTTTGGACTGGACGGCGGCGCCATGTTCGGCAGTGTGCCCAGGACGCTGTGGGAGCGGGTGGCCATGCCGGATGAATTGAACCGCATTCCGCTCAGGATCAATCCTCTGCTGGTGCAGCTGAATGGCGAGAATATCCTGATCGAGACCGGGTTCTGGGACCGGGGCGGCGAGAAATTTGAGTCGATCTACGGCCTGGAGCGCGACGAGACGGTTTTCCGGGGGTTGGAGAGTGTGGGGCTGTCTCCTGACGACATCCACTTGGTGATCAACACCCACCTGCACTTCGATCATGCCGGGCGCAACACCACGGCGCTGAACGAGCCGACGTTTCCCAACGCCCGTTACGCCGTGCAGGCGCGTGAGTTGGAGGACGCCCGCCATACCCATGAGCGCAGCCGTGCGAGCTACGTGCCTGACACCTACGAACCCATCGCAGATGCGGGACTGTTCGACCTGATCGAGGGCGAACATGAACTGCGCCCAGGGCTGAGCGTGCTGCCCCTTCCCGGTCATAACCTGGGCCAGCAGGGTGTGGTTCTGCGGAGCGGCGGCCAGACGCTGGTGTACGTCGCCGATCTGGTGCCAACCCTGGCCCACACGCCTACGCCATACATCATGGGCTATGACCTGTACCCTGTGACCACGCTGGAAACCCGCAAGAAGTACCTGCCGCAGTGGTTCGAGGAGGGCGCGATCATCTGCACGCCGCACGATCCACAGACTGCCTTCGCGCGCCTGAAGGAGAACCCGAAGGGCGGCTTCGTGGCGGTGGCCGACGAGGGTCAGACCGTCTAG